A single region of the Lotus japonicus ecotype B-129 chromosome 4, LjGifu_v1.2 genome encodes:
- the LOC130714484 gene encoding basic leucine zipper 43-like — MFLSETREVPYQAPENQILSQSIFGFLQSDIPNLHLNTLLNQLPNSFFHYASHQSSPPSSHFPNSNSTSDEADEYQLNKIDIERKQRRMISNRESARRSRLRKQKHLDELWSQVVRLRTENHNLIDKLNHVTESHDRILQENARLKEEASDLCLLLADLQFGTSFSSTMRDFDEDLCNIPQLSDDESSKQSLDMLLK, encoded by the coding sequence ATGTTTCTCAGTGAGACCAGGGAAGTCCCCTATCAAGCCCCTGAAAACCAAATCCTATCACAATCTATCTTTGGCTTTCTACAGAGTGACATCCCAAACCTCCATCTAAATACTCTCTTAAACCAGTTGCCGAACTCTTTCTTCCATTATGCAAGCCATCAATCTTCCCCTCCTTCTTCACACTTCCCCAACAGCAACTCAACTTCTGATGAAGCAGATGAGTACCAGCTCAACAAAATTGACATTGAAAGAAAACAGCGGCGAATGATATCGAACAGAGAATCAGCCCGCAGATCAAGGTTGAGGAAGCAGAAGCACTTAGATGAACTTTGGTCACAGGTGGTTAGACTCAGGACTGAGAACCACAACCTTATTGACAAACTGAACCATGTAACTGAGTCCCATGACAGGATTCTTCAAGAAAATGCACGCCTGAAGGAAGAAGCTTCTGATCTATGCTTGCTTCTTGCAGACCTCCAATTTGGCACTTCTTTTAGTAGTACCATGAGAGATTTTGATGAAGATTTGTGCAATATTCCACAACTCAGTGATGATGAGTCCTCAAAACAATCACTAGACATGCTGTTAAAATGA